Proteins encoded within one genomic window of Theobroma cacao cultivar B97-61/B2 chromosome 7, Criollo_cocoa_genome_V2, whole genome shotgun sequence:
- the LOC18594916 gene encoding UPF0481 protein At3g47200 — protein MKRRSSTSKKNEEDEDRGRRISTRQDQDNSHHEELEFQLHPDATAKDFLPRSSRSRRLRLMAYTQVNHYGDRSCNTSSPCIFRTPFPGLAFQEPQLASIGPYHRGKNLPLDKCKYSLLEKFLSRTRNLGKDLCFYVRRMMKLERRTRRCYSEDLSMPSAEFVEMMLVDACFIIEVLRRFGRRSEEFVDGDLSFPIEPWQTPILVRDLLLLENQIPFFILEELSALSKSEEGTITVSVSVITMAYKIFDLAFPRSLDFACKFNHLEEPKHLLDLFLQTIRPSKPSTTSLPSFLKDIISVCYLLLHYIRSRYQMRITKVADSQILETSTTSSKQKEYQLSKHSKPSTSKTAKLEQVHLSKSARELLESGIEFRPRRADRFTDIQFKDGVLEIPPVTVNDLFIVILVNGVALEHCSTGRSKDLTAYASFMSSLIKCPTDVECLCSDGIISRFSNDDVQVASSFNSLQPNISDSDIDNIQDSYLYKTIMETNRYREGDGITWLRHCLRDPRIVLFCITNLCCASYWLSLASLTLRLVPVIIIRWCQWQSELDESQKSIIQESEILIDQYLIDVMFTIFFSPL, from the exons ATGAAGCGTAGGAGCTCGACTAGCAAGAAGAACGAGGAAGACGAGGACCGGGGAAGACGTATTTCAACCCGTCAAGATCAAGACAACTCTCACCATGAGGAACTGGAATTCCAGCTCCATCCGGAT GCAACTGCAAAAGATTTCCTGCCAAGGTCCAGCAGATCCCGACGACTGCGGCTTATGGCATACACGCAAGTCAATCATTATGGAGATAGATCTTGTAATACCTCTTCTCCCTGCATCTTTAGAACTCCTTTTCCTGGATTAGCATTCCAAGAGCCTCAATTGGCTTCTATAGGGCCTTACCATAGGGGTAAAAACCTTCCACTTGACAAATGCAAGTATTCACTTCTTGAGAAATTTCTGTCTCGGACAAGAAACCTAGGCAAAGATTTATGCTTCTATGTCCGACGGATGATGAAACTGGAACGACGTACAAGAAGATGTTACTCAGAGGATTTGTCAATGCCCAGCGCCGAATTCGTTGAAATGATGTTAGTTGATGCTTGCTTCATAATTGAGGTCCTACGCCGTTTTGGCAGAAGGAGTGAAGAATTTGTAGATGGGGATTTAAGTTTCCCCATTGAACCATGGCAGACCCCCATTTTGGTTCGAGACCTGCTCTTGCTAGAGAACCAAAttcctttctttattcttGAAGAGTTGTCTGCTTTATCAAAGAGTGAAGAAGGGACCATAACAGTTTCTGTTTCTGTAATCACTATGGCCTACAAAATTTTTGATCTAGCCTTCCCTCGATCCTTGGATTTCGCCTGCAAATTCAACCATTTGGAAGAACCCAAACATTTACTTGACTTGTTTCTCCAGACCATCCGCCCATCAAAACCATCGACGACTTCACTCCCCTCGTTTCTCAAGGATATCATTTCAGTTTGTTACTTACTTCTCCATTACATCAGAAGTAGGTACCAAATGCGCATCACAAAAGTAGCAGACAGTCAAATTCTAGAAACCTCTACCACCAGCTCAAAGCAAAAGGAATATCAACTGTCTAAGCATTCGAAACCATCAACCTCAAAGACAGCCAAACTTGAACAGGTTCATCTCTCAAAAAGTGCACGGGAACTCCTAGAGTCAGGTATAGAGTTCAGGCCACGAAGAGCCGATAGGTTCACGGATATCCAATTCAAGGACGGAGTGCTTGAAATCCCACCTGTAACCGTCAATGATCTCTTTATCGTCATCCTTGTTAACGGCGTGGCCTTGGAGCATTGTTCTACTGGACGCTCCAAAGATTTGACCGCTTATGCCTCTTTCATGAGCAGTTTGATTAAATGTCCGACTGATGTAGAGTGCCTATGTTCAGATGGAATTATCTCTAGATTTTCCAACGACGACGTACAGGTGGCGTCTTCTTTCAATTCTCTTCAACCTAATATTTCTGATTCTGATATTGACAATATTCAAGATTCCTACCTCTACAAGACAATAATGGAAACAAACCGCTATCGTGAGGGGGATGGAATTACTTGGCTGCGCCATTGTTTGAGAGATCCCAGGATTGTTTTATTCTGTATCACCAACCTTTGCTGTGCTTCCTACTGGTTAAGTTTGGCTTCTTTGACATTGCGTCTGGTACCGGTAATTATAATTCGTTGGTGCCAATGGCAATCAGAATTAGATGAAAGTCAAAAATCGATCATTCAAGAATCGGAAATATTGATTGACCAATATTTAATTGACGTTAtgtttacaatttttttctcgCCCTTGTAG